Below is a genomic region from Helicobacter ibis.
TTTAGATAAGTCTTTGCAGTTATTTTTAAAATACTCTATATCATAGCTTTTGTCGCATATTATTATTAGATTATCTGGGGAAGAGTTAGAGAAGCAATTTATTATATCTTGTGTGTTGTTCTCTAGGAAGCAAACTTGTGGTTATCGTTAGTAATACCCCCCCCCTCTTTGTTTGAATCTATACTATTTTCTATTCCCATTTTATTTCTTTCTAAATCGTTTGGGTGGATATGTATTTGTATTTGTTTTTAAGAGATGCTTTATTGATTCTATTGAATCTATTCTTAAGCATATAGATTTTGTGTTTTGGATTAGATTGAAAAATTTTTCTGCATTTTGATATTTGGGATATTTAATAGCTAACAAATTGATATAAAATCATCTAGTAGGTTATCATATATTTATTTTTATTTTATATTGGATTAATAATTTAAGTTTATCAAAGTTTGCTAGTTATTGTATTTTAGCTTGGATTATATTTATATGAAGTGGTACGCCCAAGAGGATTCGAACCTCTGACCTACGGCTTAGAAGGCCGTTGCTCTATCCAGCTGAGCTATGAGCGCATATTTGTAACATAGAAGTGGTACCAAAGGGGGGACTCGAACCCCCGACCTCCGGCTTATGAGACCAGCGCTCTAAACCACCTGAGCTACCTTGGCACTTCAAAAGGTGAGATTATATAGAATTTGTATTTAAAATAAAATTAAATTCTAGCCTATTGTGTCAATTTGTATATTGCCAACATGTATTGCATGGCTGAATTCTCTTAGGATTCTATGTGTTTTGGCCTCTTGGTTTTGATTCATTATATCATTATAGTTGCTAGATAATTGCTTGAAGTGTGGCTTTTTATAATTTCCTTCCAAATTATTTAGATTTTCTTGGAATTCCTTTGCTACTACTTCCCAGCCATTTTTGCTAATACCTAAGAATCCTATTGGATTTGTTTTTTCGTCTATTTTGTCTTTTTGTTCTTTTTCTTGTTGTTCTACTCTCTCAACGCTCCCACTTAGATTCCCTGCTCTTGTAAGAGTTTGTGCTACTGATATTTTTTCGTTATGAGACATACCTGCAGTTACCCTTTCAAATGCCAAATATTGCTCATCACTCATTATCTCTAAACTAACTAACCCATAAGTTACGCGTGGTTTTAATGCTAGGCTATCGTCATTTTCATTTATAGATTCTATCTTTTGTGTTTTGTTTGTTTGACTTATATTTTTGCCATCACTTAGTAGCTTGTTTGCTTCATTGATTACGCTACCAATTTGTGAGCTAAGCGACTGATTGACAACCATAAATAACCCTTTATATAAGTTTGTATTATTAGAAGCAAAAAGGATTCCAAAAGTGTGAATTTAGGTAGCTATTTTGTGTAGGATTAAAGTTACTTAGAATCTAAAATGGATTCTAAGTTAAATGTAATTTACTAAAGATAGTTGAGAGATTTTACCAATAGATGATAGCAATGATTGATAGTTCATGCTTAGGGTTGAAAATTGTAGATAGTTTTCTGCTAAGTCAGTGTCAATAGTATCTGATCTAAGTGTCATTGTTTGAGTTATTAGCACTTCTGTTCGTTCAATGGAGTATTTAAATGAGTTCCCTTGAGAACCATTTTTTGTATGTGCTTTATTTACATGATCTGCTAGATGATCAAATATTAATAGTGCATTTTGAATCCCAGGATTTCTCATTGAATCATTATATGAAGCATTGCCACCAGGTCTATAGATTCCTTCTTCTACTGCTTTTATTATCTCATCTATTTGCTCGAAGAAATTTACATGCGGATCATCTGCTACTAGAGCATTGTTTGCATTAAATGTTAAGGCTGGTTTCCCTGCATTTTGCACCCTTCCGTTTGCATCAAGAGAAAAATCACTACTTGTATTATCATACATTGTAAATTCCATTCTTGTAGCTGATCTTTGTAGGTCTTTTATTTGTAGTTGTCCATTTTGATCCAAACTTACGCTTAAATTTGCTTTAGAGTTATTAATCATATTCTCATAAGCTCTTTTGACTGCTGGATCGTTGAAGTTAGCCCCACCTGCACCATTATTTGTAATAGCATTTAGATCATTGGTTGATGTGTTTGATAGATTCATAACCATTCCAATAGTATTTGCTAATTGCTGATATGTTACTTCATCTGCTGGTGTTGCTTGTCCATTTACTTGTGGTGGATTACCATTAGGACCTAAGATTGGAATCTCTAGTCCACCAACTTGAACTCCATTCATTGTTTGTGGAGAATCTATAATTAGCACACTTCCGCTATCTCTAAATTCGATTCTTGCGTTAATTGGGATTCCGTTAATATCTTTTACTTCTAGGTTATATGTATGCCCATTTAGGCTACCACCTGCTACTTCTGATAGTTTTGTATCTAGTGTTGCATATTCATTTGAATCTCTTATTATTTGTGATACATTTGAGCTTAGAGTTGATCCTTCTTTTTCAAATGCTGCTCTATCATACTCCACACTATAATCATGTCTAAAACCATTTACCGGTTGACCAGCGGCATTATTTGCTGTGATTGTTAGGCTTAGACTACTCTCGCCAATATATGGTAGATCATCTTTGTCTGCTGGTTCTTTTTGTTTTACATTATTATCCTTAATAACTATCTTGCCTTCTGAAAATTCAACCTCCACATTTGCACCTGGTTGTGCATTATACATCTGTCCTATTGCGTCCATTAGATCTTGCACTGTGGTATCAGGTCCGATTGGAAAGTTTGTATTTAAGTTGGTGTTTGTTGGATTTTTATCAGCATCATTTGCACTAATACCGCTTAGATCAAGGCTTGTTACTCCTGCTGGGAAAATATCTGTTAGTTTTGTGTCTTTTTTGGCTATTTCGTTATTATGCGTTCTAAATGTAGTTGGAATTGTATGTAATCTATGATCATTGTAGTCTTCTACTGAAGCAATAGAATCATTAGAAAAACTTCCTAGATATGGGCTTTGAACATATGTATTAACCTTAGCACCACTGCTAAGCAATGCATCCATATCAGCTACACCAATGCCATCTGGATTATTTGGATCTCGATAGTTGCTTGAAACCATGTGGAATTCTATATTTGATCTACCGCCTGTTAGATCTTTAATCTCAATTTGACCCCATTCATTAAGCCTTACATCTACAACTTTATTTGTTGTTGTATTTCCAAATTCTTTTCCGATTCTATCTAGCAAATCTTGTACTTTTACAGCACTATCTTTATCTGTGTATGCTACATCCATTTGGAATTTTGATTTAAAAGGTGTGCCATCTGGTCTCCTGCCTGTTATGTAAAATACTTCTGGAGCGTCATTGCTTGGATCTCCATCATTATCTCCTACTAGATCTCTTAGAGTATCATCAGCTTTTATATATACTTCCTCTCCTTGACCTGTTGGATGGTTTGGATCCATTATTTCTGGATTTAGTTTGCTTTGATTATACTTTGGGACATTTGTTGTTATTACCCTATTTGTATCTCTATCAGAACCAAAGAATAGTTCATATCCTGTTATATTGTACGGAAGTGAATTGTTTGAGCCAAGAAGAGCGTTTAAAGAACCATTGTTGCCATTGTATGTGCCGTCTTTATTAAATGGTATGTTTGTTGTATTTGTTCCTCCAAATAGATACTCTCCACCTATCGATGTGTTTGCTATTGATAGGAAGTGATCTCTAATTGCTTTTAAGTCTTTTGCTATCGCAAGGCGTGATGTCTCACTATGAATGTCGTTTGCACCTTGTACTAGT
It encodes:
- the flgL gene encoding flagellar hook-associated protein FlgL, whose protein sequence is MRVGTNSIYSKLQYQQDRLMSQLDLTMQRMSGLKIQMGYQGSSIFSKTLNLDYNLTTLRQTKDIANNALTFTNHTDTALQELTKSMDNFKSKLVQGANDIHSETSRLAIAKDLKAIRDHFLSIANTSIGGEYLFGGTNTTNIPFNKDGTYNGNNGSLNALLGSNNSLPYNITGYELFFGSDRDTNRVITTNVPKYNQSKLNPEIMDPNHPTGQGEEVYIKADDTLRDLVGDNDGDPSNDAPEVFYITGRRPDGTPFKSKFQMDVAYTDKDSAVKVQDLLDRIGKEFGNTTTNKVVDVRLNEWGQIEIKDLTGGRSNIEFHMVSSNYRDPNNPDGIGVADMDALLSSGAKVNTYVQSPYLGSFSNDSIASVEDYNDHRLHTIPTTFRTHNNEIAKKDTKLTDIFPAGVTSLDLSGISANDADKNPTNTNLNTNFPIGPDTTVQDLMDAIGQMYNAQPGANVEVEFSEGKIVIKDNNVKQKEPADKDDLPYIGESSLSLTITANNAAGQPVNGFRHDYSVEYDRAAFEKEGSTLSSNVSQIIRDSNEYATLDTKLSEVAGGSLNGHTYNLEVKDINGIPINARIEFRDSGSVLIIDSPQTMNGVQVGGLEIPILGPNGNPPQVNGQATPADEVTYQQLANTIGMVMNLSNTSTNDLNAITNNGAGGANFNDPAVKRAYENMINNSKANLSVSLDQNGQLQIKDLQRSATRMEFTMYDNTSSDFSLDANGRVQNAGKPALTFNANNALVADDPHVNFFEQIDEIIKAVEEGIYRPGGNASYNDSMRNPGIQNALLIFDHLADHVNKAHTKNGSQGNSFKYSIERTEVLITQTMTLRSDTIDTDLAENYLQFSTLSMNYQSLLSSIGKISQLSLVNYI